GTTGTGTAAAACACTTTATTGCAATCTGATTTGTCATTGTACCCGATGGACAGAACAAACCGGCTTCCATCCCAAAGATTTCCGCGAGCCTTTCTTCAAGCTTGATAACGGTTTCGTCTTCGCCGAAAACATCATCACCAACTTTTGCTGAAAACATCGCCTCCAGCATCCCTGCGGTAGGCTTTGTAACTGTATCACTTCTAAGGTCTACTATCATATTAACCAGATCTTATTTTAAATATCGGAACAATAAAGAATTTAAAAAAACAAAGTTTTTTATACAATCTTAAAGAATTATTTACTTTTAGCCTTTTATTTGAGGTACTTTAATTTTATTCAGTAATAACCATGATTATCATAGCCGACGGAGGTTCTACAAAGACGAACTGGTGTCTCCTTAATAAGGACAACCAAAAAATTTATTTTAATACAGAAGGGTATAATCCGTACTTTGTTTCAAAAGAATATGTTATTGATTCCCTTAAGAAGAATTTACCCAACGACTTAGATGTTGCAAATATAAAAGAGGTAAATTTTTATGGTGCCGGAGTACATAACGATGAGAAAGTTGCTGTGCTCGAGGAAGCCCTCAGAACAGTCTTTACCAGCAGCTCCATTTTTGTAGGACATGATCTCTTAGCTGCCGCGCGTGCTTTGTTAGGATCCAAATCCGGCTTTGCTGCGATTCTTGGAACAGGCACGAACACCTGTATTTACGATGGAGAAGGAATAGAATATCAGATAGACTCAGCTGCGTACATACTGGGTGACGAAGGAAGTGGCTGCTATATCGGTAAAAAACTTTTAACCGACTATCTGCGCGGATATATGCCCAAGGCCGTTCGTGAAACATTCTGGAATACGTATAAGTTAACACCGGACGATATCCAGGAGAACGTTTACTCTAAGCCACTGGCAAACCGTTTCTGTGCAAGCTTCAGCAAGTTTGTATACGACAACACTGATAATATTGAATATACCCACAACCTTGTTAAAACGTCATTTAACGACTTTTTCAAGAATCTGGTAAGCCACTACCCAAGCTATCAGGATTATGAATTTAACTGTATCGGTTCTGTAGCTTACAACTTCAGAAATGTACTGGAAGAAGTTGCAACTGAATATGGAATGAAAATGGGTACGATTATTCGTTCGCCTATAGACAATCTGGTGAAGTTCCATATTGAACACCCCGGTAAATAGACATCGATCTTTAGCTGTTAGCGATAGGCTTAACG
The window above is part of the Arcticibacter tournemirensis genome. Proteins encoded here:
- a CDS encoding N-acetylglucosamine kinase yields the protein MIIIADGGSTKTNWCLLNKDNQKIYFNTEGYNPYFVSKEYVIDSLKKNLPNDLDVANIKEVNFYGAGVHNDEKVAVLEEALRTVFTSSSIFVGHDLLAAARALLGSKSGFAAILGTGTNTCIYDGEGIEYQIDSAAYILGDEGSGCYIGKKLLTDYLRGYMPKAVRETFWNTYKLTPDDIQENVYSKPLANRFCASFSKFVYDNTDNIEYTHNLVKTSFNDFFKNLVSHYPSYQDYEFNCIGSVAYNFRNVLEEVATEYGMKMGTIIRSPIDNLVKFHIEHPGK